From Sporosarcina sp. 6E9, a single genomic window includes:
- the proB gene encoding glutamate 5-kinase, whose product MRKKRIVVKIGSSSLTNARGEIDQEKFTDHVNALAELRKAGHEVLLVSSGAVAAGFGRLGYSARPITLKGRQAAAAVGQSLLIQSYIDKFTKFSIVPAQILLTRDDFTSRERFKNAYATLTELLERRILPIINENDTVSVRELTFGDNDMLSALVSGFIRADQLIILTDVNGLYTGNPHADPTAEKIESLNEITDEMLSFTTDKGSTVGTGGMQSKLLAAKTALSVGVPVFIGTGYGKNKLLEMIQGAGDGTYISNPVHNSINISQQWIAMHSEATGKLFVDKGAEEAILYKSKNLLPAGIFQVKGSFYPGDIVEVFGVNGLIGKGEVTYSSNDLLKIMGQKSKEQTKRVNSTPVEVIHREKWVSI is encoded by the coding sequence ATGAGGAAAAAGCGCATTGTTGTAAAAATCGGAAGCAGTTCATTAACGAATGCACGAGGGGAAATTGACCAAGAGAAATTCACTGATCATGTGAATGCGCTCGCTGAGTTACGTAAGGCGGGCCATGAAGTTCTGTTGGTATCGTCGGGGGCGGTGGCGGCTGGTTTTGGTAGATTAGGGTATAGCGCACGACCGATTACACTGAAAGGAAGGCAGGCGGCAGCGGCTGTTGGTCAAAGCTTACTAATCCAATCTTATATCGATAAATTTACAAAGTTTTCAATTGTGCCCGCACAGATTCTACTGACACGAGATGACTTCACAAGTCGCGAACGTTTTAAAAATGCATATGCAACACTTACAGAATTACTTGAGCGCCGAATTTTGCCGATAATTAATGAAAACGATACAGTTTCAGTCAGAGAATTGACATTCGGTGATAATGATATGTTATCAGCCTTAGTTAGTGGGTTCATTCGGGCGGATCAATTAATCATCTTAACTGATGTAAATGGCCTTTATACAGGAAATCCTCATGCAGATCCGACTGCCGAAAAAATTGAATCACTTAATGAAATTACTGATGAAATGTTATCCTTCACAACCGACAAAGGTTCAACAGTTGGAACGGGCGGTATGCAATCCAAATTATTAGCAGCAAAAACTGCACTTTCGGTCGGTGTTCCGGTTTTCATAGGCACTGGCTATGGTAAAAACAAGTTATTGGAAATGATCCAAGGTGCGGGGGATGGAACTTATATTTCAAACCCTGTTCATAATTCAATCAATATAAGTCAGCAATGGATTGCGATGCACTCGGAGGCGACGGGAAAACTCTTTGTTGATAAAGGCGCCGAAGAGGCAATTCTTTATAAAAGTAAAAATTTACTACCAGCTGGAATTTTTCAAGTAAAAGGAAGCTTTTACCCAGGTGATATCGTTGAAGTATTTGGGGTGAATGGATTAATCGGTAAAGGCGAAGTAACGTATTCATCGAATGATTTACTTAAAATTATGGGACAGAAGAGTAAAGAACAGACGAAACGTGTAAATTCTACACCAGTAGAAGTAATCCATCGTGAAAAATGGGTCAGCATATAA